One Archangium violaceum genomic window, AGGGAGGCCAGGCGGTCAGCGAGTGGAGTGGTCATCGGAGGAGTCCTTGTCGAGGAGGCGGTCGTAGTCGGCGAGGGAGTGGGGGCGGGTACGGGAGGCGGCGATGCGCGGGTCATCCGGCAGCACCACGGTGAGGGGTGGAGGCTGACGCTGGCGGCGAGCGCGCTGCTCCAGCAGGTGGGCCACGGCGTGGGCGCTCACCGCCCCCTTGCGCAGGGCCTCGGCGAGGGCCTCATCCAGGGCACGTGCGCCGTGGAGCTCCAGCAACTTCAGCAACTGCGCCGTGTGGTGTGAGAGCGAGACGTCGCGCTGAGCGAGGGCGGCGAGGAAGCCCTCCGCCTGCTGGCAGGAGGCGCGCAGCAAGTCCCGGCCGCGCAGCTCGTGCGCGCGGGCCTTGGCGTCGGCGAGGGCGGCGAGGTGGCCGGGCTGCTCCAGGGTGCGGCCCTTCTCGAAGCAGCGCGGATGGGAGGCCACCTCCTCGGTGCCGTCCAGCACGCGCACGCGTGTCTCGGAGGCCACGAGGGTGAGGGGCTTCTTCACCAGGGTGTGTGGAATGGAGTAGTCGTTGGAGTCGAAGCGCACGTAGGGCGTCTTGCCGGAGGCGACGGGGCGCACCACGTCCGTGGGAAACGGGTGGGCGGGCATGGGCAGCAGCCGCGGGCGCTCCTCCTCGAGGGCCGTGGCGACGGTGCGCCCGGTGACATCGCCGGGCAATTGGCGCGCGTGGGCCACCTCGGCCGTCCACCGCGCCGCTTGAGCGTTGAGGTCATCCACGCCGCTGAAGGTGCGCGCGGCGAAGAAGGAGTCGCGCAGGTAGCGGATGGTGCGCTCCACCTTGCCCTTCTCATTGCCGCGGTAGGGGGCACAGGGCTTGGGGGCGAAGTGGTAGTGGCCGGCCAATTCCAGCAGGCGCGGGTGGAAGCGGATGGCGTCGCCGGCGCGCTCGAGCACCACGGACTTCAAGTTGTCGTACAGCAGCGCGCGCGGCACGCCCCCCAGCGCCTGGAAGGCCAGCACGTGGCCCTTGAGGAAGCTCTCCAGCGTCATGTCGAGTGTTACCGCGCACGCTTGTTGATGGAGATTTGGACCGGCTGGTTGATGGGCATCGACGAAGATGAGCGGGTCCGGAGCAGGCTGCTTGATGGACATCAACGAGGATGAGCGGACATGGAGCAGGCTCGGTGATGGAGCCATCATGTTGCATGCGCGCGGGGAGGACACGGCTGATGAGGGGCTGTGGCCAGGGCGAGTCCATCTGGTGCGCTGCTTCTGGCGTTGGGCTCGCACCGGCTTGGGGCCGACGGCCTCGGCGTATCGTTCAGGCCGTGGCACCGGCCGGTGCCGTCAGGCGCTCCCGCCAGCCAGGGGGCGGGCAGCGGCCGCAGACCGCGGAGCACGAGTCAGACTCCATGCCGTGAGGGTCGAGCGCATGTGCTGCCTCCGGTGAGGCCCTGTCGGCCCCAGGGCCGACAGGGCCTGGGGGCAGGGCATACCTCCAGCGTGCCCGGCCGGGAGCGGACCGGGAAGGGGACTTGTCGGGTGGGTGAAGCTGTCGAGCCCTGGGCCTGGGGCCTGTCCCTCACTGAGCGCGCGCGGCGCCCATGAACGCCAGCACACTCAGCGGTGGGGAGGGAGCGGCGGGCGGGGCGTAGCCGGCCACGACGCTGGCGACGTGGGCGGCAGCCTGACGCGGGCGCCAGTGCGGCGGCCAGGGGCGCATGGCGTGCACCTGTGCGAGCAGCTGCCCCTGGTGCACGGCCTGCAGCCAGCGCAGCGGCGTGCGCCAGCGCCCGGCTTCACTGGCGCCTGTGTGATTCCAGGGGTTGACCAGGCGGCGCACGGCTTCCAGCCCCATCCCCAGCAGCCCCCATAGCGCCAGGGCCCACGCCATGGCCGCCACCGAGTACAGCCGCCGCCACGTCACTTCCCAAGGCACCACCGTGCACGTGCCACCGCACGCCAGGCAGCGGTAGCGCCGCACCTGCACCACCCGCACCTGCGCCTGCTGCCCGGGTTGGGCAGGGCCTCGCACCTGACGGCTGCGCGTGCCATGCCCCTGCAACACCATGCCGCCCCCACCGGCCGGCTGGCCGCTCCACACCTCGGGCATTGCCCCGGCCGTGCCGCTTCCACGCTCGGCAGGGCCTTTGCCCACCTGTCCACTCCCACCCGACTACGCACCAGCTGCTGACGGCCTGCTGTCTGCTTCTCCATCGCCTCTGGCGGAGCCTGGGGCCTTGGCCTGTACCTGCCCCTGTTTCT contains:
- a CDS encoding Mu transposase domain-containing protein, translating into MMAPSPSLLHVRSSSLMSIKQPAPDPLIFVDAHQPAGPNLHQQACAVTLDMTLESFLKGHVLAFQALGGVPRALLYDNLKSVVLERAGDAIRFHPRLLELAGHYHFAPKPCAPYRGNEKGKVERTIRYLRDSFFAARTFSGVDDLNAQAARWTAEVAHARQLPGDVTGRTVATALEEERPRLLPMPAHPFPTDVVRPVASGKTPYVRFDSNDYSIPHTLVKKPLTLVASETRVRVLDGTEEVASHPRCFEKGRTLEQPGHLAALADAKARAHELRGRDLLRASCQQAEGFLAALAQRDVSLSHHTAQLLKLLELHGARALDEALAEALRKGAVSAHAVAHLLEQRARRQRQPPPLTVVLPDDPRIAASRTRPHSLADYDRLLDKDSSDDHSTR